The sequence AAAGTCACATCGGaaatcttgtccattgattttgttcctaTGTGCGTCTAAAAGGGCGGaactcatgcaatttcgtcgcgaAAAGTCAAACGAATCCCGGTTAATTTATAGGCAGGTTTACAGCTCTGACTCTCggaattttccgccggattgtattttgaATCGGGCCGAAATTCTAACTTCCTACaacggaatcccataaatcccgcccacACATATGGAAGCGAAACTTGAAGACAAGCTCCTGATCtgtaaactagccttaaagACACTACTCACGGaattcaagtttcaaagtgctcgcgttttcgagggcacaccacttgatacggaggtggcgcacaactgtcattcttggttatttagctttgctgcgacgcagcatgcgtgaaataataataataatgacaattgtgcgttgcttccgtatcgagtggtgtgcccccgaaaacgcgagcactttgaaacttggattccgtgaggagtgaccttaaagtacgtgaggaccgaaatccgaacaaactttcctcggtttgaaactgcctcaAACTCGATTTGTTCAACtgatttaaatgttttttttattgtcttcgATTTTTTACATTagatgatttcgaaatattcagaattatttagAAAGACTTCGAATGATTCCTAatttttcgaaaagaatcaattgattgaaaaatatgtagTAAAGCGGACTTGAAAAAAACAGAATTACCTACTGCGCAAGAAAATAAAATCAGAATGTCTGTCCCTGTGCTTCATTTTCTTGACGTTGAGGCCTGACCTGATTCTCAGGATGTACTTGCCTACTAAGACCGGTTCCGTTTGATTCATTGATGAAATTGGTCAAATTTTGAATGGCTTCGAAATAAGCAGACAAAAGTAGTagaaatgaaactgtatgaatAAATCTCCCGTTGTCATTAGCTGTGAAAAACCTTAAGAAAATCAATTTATGCAAAATACATAACGGCATAAATAGCTTTCTTTGAAAATCAGCACAAATAATATAACATCTCATACTTCTTTTATGGGTTTCGTTCACTTTCTTTGTATTTGGGTTTAAATTCCTgcctaaaatattgatttttttttattttggaaaaatcaatgaaaaaacgggacataTTGAGGATTTTTAAGATTATGACGGGACAGCAgaataaggtctaaaaaacgggactgtcccgttaaatacggtacgtatggtcagcctatccCTATGAAAATAAATGATCATTTGTCTAACAACTTCGAAAGGCAATGTCTGAAAGGTCCAATTTTAAATGGCAAATAATACAACTGAATTCCCCgcctaatgcaatttgttgcgtgtaaatcggtcaacgcttagtTCCAAGAAGCGCATATGCAATGGCTAGATGCgcctaaaaaaacaaataaataataaaacttattattacaataaattatgactgaattatttgaagaaaatgcataaaaataagtttgttaATATGTTTGTTGATAAGCTCAGTGATATTGaacgatttgtcaataaaaagagggtgcccataaccgaaccaataaaggtgcccacaaccgaatttagcAGCGTTTCAGGAAAGTGATGaaaaaatttttaaaagaagcgTGGAAGTGCCCTCAACCGAACCACCTCCTACTATTTATTCTCTAAGCTAAATCCTAAATCCTTAGTGATCGAAATAGAAATTACTTCATTCCACAGCATCGCTCTACATATTAAAGTCAATCACTATTCGCACTAAGTGTTTCATATTGAAAtcatgttcttcttctttttctatggctctacatccGAACTGGAACTTGCATTCGAACTGGCCTGCTTTCCAACTTAGTTCTTTTAGCATATcctcaattattaattaaaagcatttctatgcccgtcattgcatgagtatgtatcttatgtacaagtacaatggatagtCTATACCCAGAGAGCCGAGAGTGTTTCCCACTCAaaaacatcctaggccggaccgagaatcgaactccccATCTACAGATAAGCAATCCTACGCTAAACTACGGCTAACTAACTACGATTAACTAAAATGAATACATAAGaaaatatagcctttcggtaaacTTAGTGTATGAGAAATACAAAACACACAGAGTATACGTTTGTGAAAGACAGTCGTTAATTGCATACTCACCTGATAGATAAATATAGCGACGAACTGAAGCCAAAACCAGAGCCATCCGTACTCGTTACATGCGTAATagatagtaagcatgctgccGTTATTCATAGCATAACATGCAATAACGCCGGATATAACGCTAACGACAAGCAAGGACGAAGCTCCAACCATTATCTCGTGAAGCTCCAGCTCGGGCGAGAGAAACTTTTCCGGCTGGCACTTCCATTCGTGAGCTTTATCTCTACGGCAAACATAGAAATACCACTGAAAGAAAGGCACACCGTTGTCAATGGTCATGGTTCAACACAATCGAGATTAATTTGCCGTACGTGGATAAACCCGCCGATTGCGAAGTAGATAAGGTAGGAGCCCAGTACAGCTGCTATAATATAGAACGTCAGGTCATTCAGATTATAGCGCATAAGGATGGTTTGAGCAGAATCATCGTCCGAATTTGAAGGGTATTCAACCCCAAATTGTTTCAGTAGGTGCACCACGATAACGATCCAATCACCTGGCAAAAATAgaatacaaatatttatttgatttaGTGTACTCATATTTATAAAATGCACTTAAAGCTGCTTTGTATATAACTCTGTGTGTCTGTAAATTTATGCGTGTGTGTAGGTATATGTTTGAAAAAACTGAACAGAGAAAAACTTAAATCTTGTTGTGAGATTCAGCTTATGTGTGCTGAAAAGAGCCTGTGTGTGCGAGTAAATTTGTGAGTGAAAGGCTAAGCCTGTAAAGATAGTTAATACACCGGTATATTTGTCGGATATTCTTACAATACTGTATGAGAACTATGCAAAATCTGTATTCTCGTAATCTCGTAatctcgaaggattacgacgctagcgcctctagttgtgaaacgcgcaattaatcaaattcaatttgatCATTGAAGTCATtgtcgatggtaatttctctagtgttacatctgtttgtctgtgaataTACGCTAGTAGCTTGTATACATGTGCGAATTTAACTGATTATGTGCAAAAAGCCAAatgaccaaaaacaaaaaactaaAGTATTTGAAAACCTTATCAAAAAATTTCTCTTTACCTACATGGTGCATTTTAGGTAAAATCTAAAACGATTCTATTTTACAGACGTCATTTACCTCATACCCTCATAACCGTTAAAACCTCCACAGAGGTTAATAAAATGTTATGTATTAACTTACTTTAAAATCTTTGGtttaattataaaaatatgtataacaTTTCGTTTCATCGTACCTTTGAGAGTTGCAGCAAACGAAAGTAGAGAAGCAGTAATAATAAGATTTTTCAAGTATAAAGGTAAAATCGTCCACACTCTGGACAATcgctttgaatatttttcagaCCACCGCACTCCCTCTAATAACGGATTTTTAAACGTTTTTTTGATATCAATATTCTTCGATTCACTCATGATGTCTTGAAcacagtttaaaaatttaaagatagaACAAAGAACTGATCCACAAAACACATTTATATTGCACAAGCTCTCAGGCAACACTATCTACTTACCTGATATGCAG comes from Armigeres subalbatus isolate Guangzhou_Male chromosome 2, GZ_Asu_2, whole genome shotgun sequence and encodes:
- the LOC134216016 gene encoding lathosterol oxidase-like, whose translation is MSESKNIDIKKTFKNPLLEGVRWSEKYSKRLSRVWTILPLYLKNLIITASLLSFAATLKGDWIVIVVHLLKQFGVEYPSNSDDDSAQTILMRYNLNDLTFYIIAAVLGSYLIYFAIGGFIHWYFYVCRRDKAHEWKCQPEKFLSPELELHEIMVGASSLLVVSVISGVIACYAMNNGSMLTIYYACNEYGWLWFWLQFVAIFIYQDYTTYWVHRIFHWPWLYKNFHKLHHTYKQPTAFSVTASHPVEIIFTQLVMLIPIVTVPVHWAPFYIVVVYAYCHGILSHSGVNFKSFWWQPWQPDTIFHDNHHQYFHVNFGFNIYYWDILHGTYRQKDRVYSENIFYGRGKKLDEVSREVLQTDIIERNLENPQAYRNNLHRYKLNQKDLNRLGGSDGIKPR